The nucleotide sequence ACGTCGGTAAACACGGGAGGCGATGGGTTGATGCACAGCCCATCCGAATGACGGTGCGCCAGGCGCGAGGGGCGCCGTGGCGGCTTGTGCTTGCAGGCCCGCAGTTCTGAAAGCCCGGCCAGCATAGGGATCGTGCGCGGCGGGAAACAGACCGGATCCGGACATGCACTGTTACTGGGCGCGCAACAGTCGAAACGACACTCCGAACATGCATTGCACTGATGGGCCGCTATCCAGCCCGTCCATGGCGTGTGCCAGGCCCCGTTGTGTGCGGGCTGTAATCCTTTCGAGCGACAACATGAATACCTCCTTGGTGCGCTTATCGCCCATGACGGGCGGCAGTAGGGTGAAGTCTCTGTCACTCACCGGGGAAGACGCATGACAACAATAACAATGCGCGCCATCTTCAAGCCGCAGGCGTTGGCCGTCGCGGTGGCCTTGGGTTGCTGTGCCCAGGCGCAGGCGGTTTCATTCAACATTGGCGAGATCGAGGGTCAGTTCGACTCCTCGCTGTCCGTGGGCGCGAGCTGGGGCATGAGCGACCCCGACAAGGACTTTATCGGCACGGTCAACGGCGGTAGGGGCCAGTCTTCCACGGGTGATGATGGACGACTGAACTTCAAGAAGGGCGAGACCTTTTCGAAGATCTTCAAGGGCCTGCACGATCTCGAACTCAAGTACGGCGACACCGGCGTGTTCGTGCGCGGCAAGTACTGGTATGACTTCGAGTTGAAGGACGAAAGCCGTCCGTTCAAGGACATCAGCGACAGCAATCGCAAGGAAGGCGCCAAGTCGTCAGGGGCGGAAATTCTCGATGCCTTCGTCTATCACAACTATTCCATCGCCGATCTGCCGGGCACGGTGCGTGCCGGCAAGCAGGTGGTCAGTTGGGGTGAAAGTACCTTCATCGGCAACTCCATCAACAGCATCAACCCGGTGGACGTGTCCGCATTCCGTCGCCCGGGTGCCGAGATCAAGGAAGGCCTGATTCCGGTGAACATGCTGTTCGCCTCCCAGGGCCTGACCGACAAGCTCACCATCGAAGGGTTCTACCAGTTGGAGTGGGATCAGACGGTGGTCGATAACTGCGGCACGTTCTTTGGCAATGACGTGGTGGCGGATGGTTGCACCAGCGGCTACACCGTGGCGAACCCGGCCATTGCGCCGTTCGTACCGCTGACTCAGGCGTTCGGCCAGGGTATTGAGGTGTCCAGTGAGGGCGTGGTAATTCCTCGTGGGGGTGATCGTGATGCCCGTGACTCCGGCCAATGGGGCACGGCGTTGCGCTGGCTTGGCGACGACACCGAGTACGGCTTGTACTTCATGAATTATCACAGCCGCACGCCTACTGTCGGCACCACGACGGCTGGAGCATCTACGCTCGCGGTGGTGGGGAATACGAATCCGGGTGGCATGATCCCGATTGCCGAAGGCCTTGCCCAAGGCGCAGGCGCCGCTCTGGCGTCAAGCGTCATGCTCGGCCGAGGTCAGTACTACCTCGAATACCCCGAGGATATCCGCCTGTACGGCGCCAGCTTTTCCACCACGTTGCCCACCGGCACCGCATGGACCGGCGAAATCAGCTACCGCCCCAACGCTCCCGTACAGCTCAACACCAACGACCTGACCCTGGCCTTGCTCAATCCAATCACCGGTGGTGCTGCATCACCCATCGCCACCTCGCCGGGCGCCGACAACACCGGCTACCGCCGCAAGGAAATCACCCAGATCCAGAGCACCCTGACGCACTTCGTCGATCAGGTATTGGGCGCAGATCGCCTGACCCTGGTGGGCGAAGCCGCGGTGGTGCACGTCGGCGGGCTGGAGTCCAAGGACAAGCTGCGTTACGGCCGCGATTCGGTCTACGGTCAATACGGGTTCAACGGTGACACCGACGGCTTCGTCACCTCCACCTCATGGGGCTATCGCGCCCGGGCGATTCTCGACTACTCCAACGTCATCGCCGGCATCAACTTCAAGCCCAACGTGTCCTGGTCCCATGACGTGGCCGGCTACGGTCCCAACGGCCTGTTCAACGAAGGCGCGAAGGCTGTCAGCCTCGGCGTCGATGCCGACTACCGCAACACCTACACCGCCAGCCTGAGCTACACCGACTTTTTCGGCGGCGACTACAACGTCCTCAAGGATCGCGACTTCCTCGCGTTGAGCTTCGGCGTGAACTTCTGATCTGGCTGACAAGGAAAACCCTATGCGCAAGATGATCCTGCAATGCGGTGCCCTGGCCTTGAGCCTGTTGGCCGCAAACGTGATGGCGGCGGTTTCGCCGGAAGAGGCGAACAAACTGGGCACCAGCCTGACGCCGCTGGGCGCGGAGAAAGCCGGTAATGCCGATGGCTCGATCCCGGCCTGGACCGGTGGTATCCCGAAAAACGCCGGCGCCGTGGACAGCAAAGGTTTCCTGGCGGATCCGTTCGCCAATGAAAAACCGCTGTTCATCATCACCGCCGCGACCGTGGACAAGTACAAGGACAAGCTGTCCGAAGGCCAGGTGGCGATGTTCAAGCGTTACCCGGAGACCTACCGGATCCCGGTCTATCCGACCCATCGCAGTGTAGGGCTGCCGCCGGAAATCTACGAGTCGGCCAAGCGCAGCGCGCTCAATGTCACCGCGATCAACGATGGTAACGGCCTGGCCAATTTCACCGGCAACCGCTACTACGCGTTTCCGATTCCCAAGAACGGCGTCGAGGTCATCTGGAACCACATTACCCGTTATCACGGTGGCAACCTGCGACGCATCATCACCCAGGCCACGCCGCAGACCAACGGCAGCTTCACGCCGATCCGCTTCGAAGAAGAGGCCGCTGTGCCGGCCCTGATCAAGGACGCCGATCCGGAAAAAGCCAGCAACGTGCTGACCTATTTCAAACAGGAAGTCACCGCCCCGGCACGCCTGGCCGGCAACGTGCTGCTGGTGCATGAAACCCTCGACCAGGTGAAGGAACCGCGTCTGGCCTGGATCTACAACGCCGGTCAGCGCCGTGTGCGTCGCGCCCCGCAGGTCGCTTATGACGGTCCGGGCACCGCCGCCGACGGACTGCGCACTTCCGACAACTTCGACCTGTTCTCCGGTGCGCCGGATCGCTACGACTGGAAGCTGGTCGGCAAAAAGGAAATGTACATTCCGTACAACAGCTACAAGCTCGACTCACCCACCCTCAAGTACGACGATGTGATCAAGGCCGGCCACATCAACCAGGACCTGACCCGCTATGAGCTGCACCGGGTCTGGGAAGTGATCGGTACGGTCAAGCCTAACGAACGGCACATCTATGCCAAGCGCCACATGTACTTCGACGAGGACAGCTGGCAGGCGGCGCTGGTGGATCACTACGATGGCCGTGGTCAGCTGTGGCGCGTGGCCGAAGGGCATGCGCAGTTCTACTACGATCACCAGAACCCCGCCTACACCCTCGAGACGCTCTACGACATCATCGCCGGCCGCTACATTGCGCTGGGCATGAAGAACGAAGAGAAGCACAGCTACGAGTACGGTTTCGAGGCCAGGGCAGCCGACTACACGCCGGCGGCGTTGCGCTCGAGTGGGGTGCGGTGAGGCTGGCGGCTTTCTAATTGTGGCGAGGGGATTTATCCCCGCTGGGCTGCGCAGCAGCCCCAACACAGACGACTCAATCAGCCTGATACACCGAGTCGTAGGGTTTGGGGCCGCTACGCGCCCCAGCGGGGATAAATCCCCTCGCCACAAGGGTATCTCTCCGGTCGTTTTCTTATGAGCCGCGATCAGCGTGCTGAATACTTCTCCAAAGGTGGGCGACACAGGGCTAGGGTGGTGAGACAAGAAT is from Pseudomonas sp. B21-056 and encodes:
- a CDS encoding DUF1302 domain-containing protein — its product is MTTITMRAIFKPQALAVAVALGCCAQAQAVSFNIGEIEGQFDSSLSVGASWGMSDPDKDFIGTVNGGRGQSSTGDDGRLNFKKGETFSKIFKGLHDLELKYGDTGVFVRGKYWYDFELKDESRPFKDISDSNRKEGAKSSGAEILDAFVYHNYSIADLPGTVRAGKQVVSWGESTFIGNSINSINPVDVSAFRRPGAEIKEGLIPVNMLFASQGLTDKLTIEGFYQLEWDQTVVDNCGTFFGNDVVADGCTSGYTVANPAIAPFVPLTQAFGQGIEVSSEGVVIPRGGDRDARDSGQWGTALRWLGDDTEYGLYFMNYHSRTPTVGTTTAGASTLAVVGNTNPGGMIPIAEGLAQGAGAALASSVMLGRGQYYLEYPEDIRLYGASFSTTLPTGTAWTGEISYRPNAPVQLNTNDLTLALLNPITGGAASPIATSPGADNTGYRRKEITQIQSTLTHFVDQVLGADRLTLVGEAAVVHVGGLESKDKLRYGRDSVYGQYGFNGDTDGFVTSTSWGYRARAILDYSNVIAGINFKPNVSWSHDVAGYGPNGLFNEGAKAVSLGVDADYRNTYTASLSYTDFFGGDYNVLKDRDFLALSFGVNF
- a CDS encoding DUF1329 domain-containing protein, with protein sequence MRKMILQCGALALSLLAANVMAAVSPEEANKLGTSLTPLGAEKAGNADGSIPAWTGGIPKNAGAVDSKGFLADPFANEKPLFIITAATVDKYKDKLSEGQVAMFKRYPETYRIPVYPTHRSVGLPPEIYESAKRSALNVTAINDGNGLANFTGNRYYAFPIPKNGVEVIWNHITRYHGGNLRRIITQATPQTNGSFTPIRFEEEAAVPALIKDADPEKASNVLTYFKQEVTAPARLAGNVLLVHETLDQVKEPRLAWIYNAGQRRVRRAPQVAYDGPGTAADGLRTSDNFDLFSGAPDRYDWKLVGKKEMYIPYNSYKLDSPTLKYDDVIKAGHINQDLTRYELHRVWEVIGTVKPNERHIYAKRHMYFDEDSWQAALVDHYDGRGQLWRVAEGHAQFYYDHQNPAYTLETLYDIIAGRYIALGMKNEEKHSYEYGFEARAADYTPAALRSSGVR